The following proteins come from a genomic window of Deltaproteobacteria bacterium:
- the rpsJ gene encoding 30S ribosomal protein S10, which yields MNEKIRIRLRGYDHRLLDQSVREIVDTVRRTGGRVAGPIPLPTHIERFTVNRSPHVDKKSREQFELRTHKRLLDILEPTQQTIDALGKLDLAAGVDVEIKLQ from the coding sequence GTGAACGAGAAGATCCGCATACGGCTTCGGGGGTACGATCACCGGCTGCTCGATCAGTCGGTGCGCGAGATCGTCGATACGGTTCGCCGCACGGGCGGACGCGTCGCCGGTCCGATTCCGCTTCCGACTCACATCGAGCGCTTCACGGTGAATCGTTCTCCGCACGTCGACAAGAAATCGCGGGAGCAGTTCGAGCTGCGCACGCACAAGCGGCTTTTGGACATCCTCGAGCCGACCCAACAGACCATCGACGCACTCGGCAAGCTCGACCTCGCCGCCGGTGTCGATGTCGAAATCAAGCTCCAGTAA
- the rplD gene encoding 50S ribosomal protein L4: MADQKAAATISAPVVTQAKGSAGTIELPGVIFGEPLRRALLADVVRMQMAGRRAGTSATKTRGEVSGGGKKPWKQKGTGRARAGSTRSPLWPGGAIVFGPQPRDYGYTMPKQARRTALRSVLAQKLREERLTIVDRIEFPETKTKHFVAMLGALGIDDSVLVVIDDADVRVELAGRNVPNAKVLRAAGLNVYDLLRYHHLVVTRAALDRIRERVAA; this comes from the coding sequence ATGGCCGATCAGAAAGCAGCCGCTACGATCAGCGCGCCGGTCGTCACCCAGGCGAAGGGCAGCGCGGGGACGATCGAGCTGCCGGGCGTGATCTTCGGTGAGCCGCTCCGCCGCGCGCTGCTTGCCGACGTGGTCCGGATGCAGATGGCCGGCCGCCGCGCCGGCACCTCGGCGACGAAGACCCGCGGCGAGGTGAGCGGCGGGGGCAAGAAACCCTGGAAGCAGAAGGGGACCGGCCGTGCCCGCGCGGGCAGCACCCGCTCGCCCCTCTGGCCGGGCGGTGCCATCGTCTTCGGGCCGCAGCCGCGCGACTACGGGTACACCATGCCGAAGCAGGCGCGGCGCACGGCGCTGCGCTCGGTGCTCGCGCAGAAGCTCCGTGAAGAGCGCCTCACGATCGTGGATCGGATCGAGTTCCCCGAGACCAAGACGAAGCACTTCGTGGCGATGCTCGGCGCTCTCGGCATCGACGACAGCGTCCTGGTCGTGATCGACGACGCCGACGTGCGCGTCGAGCTCGCCGGCCGGAACGTTCCGAACGCCAAGGTGCTGCGCGCCGCCGGTCTCAACGTCTATGACCTTCTCCGCTACCACCACCTCGTGGTCACGCGGGCGGCGCTCGATCGCATAAGGGAACGGGTGGCGGCATGA
- the tuf gene encoding elongation factor Tu (EF-Tu; promotes GTP-dependent binding of aminoacyl-tRNA to the A-site of ribosomes during protein biosynthesis; when the tRNA anticodon matches the mRNA codon, GTP hydrolysis results; the inactive EF-Tu-GDP leaves the ribosome and release of GDP is promoted by elongation factor Ts; many prokaryotes have two copies of the gene encoding EF-Tu) — EEGGRHTPFFNGYRPQFYFRTTDVTGVATLPEGTEMVMPGDNIKLSVTLITPIAMDEGLRFAIREGGRTVGAGVVTKILE; from the coding sequence AGGAGGAGGGGGGGCGGCACACGCCGTTTTTCAACGGGTATCGGCCGCAGTTCTACTTTCGGACGACGGACGTGACGGGGGTCGCGACGTTGCCGGAAGGGACCGAGATGGTGATGCCCGGGGACAATATCAAGCTGTCGGTGACGCTGATCACGCCGATCGCGATGGACGAGGGCCTGCGCTTCGCGATCCGCGAAGGCGGCCGCACCGTCGGTGCCGGCGTCGTCACCAAGATCCTGGAATAG
- the rpsS gene encoding 30S ribosomal protein S19 yields MARSIKKGPFIDEHLLKKVESMNASAERRVTKTWSRRSTVIPDMVGHTFAVHNGRKFIPVFVSENMVGHKLGEFSPTRTFHQHSGARKAEVKPGAKPAAK; encoded by the coding sequence GTGGCACGTTCGATCAAAAAAGGTCCGTTCATCGACGAGCACCTCCTGAAGAAGGTGGAGAGCATGAATGCGTCCGCGGAGCGTAGGGTCACCAAGACCTGGTCGCGCCGCTCGACCGTCATTCCCGACATGGTCGGTCACACCTTCGCGGTGCACAATGGCCGCAAGTTCATCCCCGTGTTCGTCAGCGAGAACATGGTCGGACACAAACTCGGCGAGTTCTCGCCGACACGGACCTTTCACCAGCATTCGGGCGCTCGCAAGGCCGAAGTGAAGCCCGGCGCCAAGCCGGCAGCGAAGTAA
- a CDS encoding 50S ribosomal protein L23: MKREYTVVQAPLITEKGTYVNEIGNQVVFQVRPDANKIEIKRAVEKLFKVKVVKVRTANVLGKTRRVGRSLGSRSDWKKAYVTLGEGQRIDFFEQV; encoded by the coding sequence ATGAAGCGCGAGTACACCGTCGTCCAGGCTCCGCTCATCACGGAGAAGGGCACCTACGTCAACGAGATCGGCAACCAGGTCGTGTTCCAGGTGCGGCCGGACGCCAACAAGATCGAGATCAAGCGCGCGGTCGAGAAGCTCTTCAAGGTGAAGGTCGTCAAGGTCCGGACGGCCAACGTTCTCGGCAAGACGCGCCGGGTGGGTCGCTCTCTCGGGAGCCGCTCCGATTGGAAGAAGGCGTACGTCACCCTCGGTGAGGGGCAGCGCATCGACTTCTTCGAGCAGGTGTAA
- the rplV gene encoding 50S ribosomal protein L22, translated as MESRASTRHVRIGPQKARLVVDLIRGKSVEDAIGVLEFNPRRASKVVAKTLKSAIANAESNHNVDVDTLYVKAAWVDGAQTQKRFLPRAHGRATRVIKRSSHVTIVVDERKKA; from the coding sequence ATGGAATCACGAGCAAGCACTCGCCACGTGCGCATCGGCCCGCAGAAGGCGCGACTCGTCGTCGACCTCATCCGCGGCAAGAGTGTGGAGGATGCGATCGGCGTCCTCGAGTTCAATCCGCGGCGCGCCTCCAAGGTCGTGGCGAAGACCTTGAAGTCGGCGATCGCGAACGCCGAGTCCAACCACAACGTCGACGTGGACACGCTGTACGTGAAGGCGGCGTGGGTCGACGGCGCGCAGACCCAGAAGCGATTCCTGCCGCGGGCGCACGGCCGCGCGACGCGGGTGATCAAACGGTCGAGCCACGTCACCATCGTGGTCGACGAGCGCA
- the rplB gene encoding 50S ribosomal protein L2, with the protein MPTILYKPTSPGKRFRSGFDFAEITRDVPEPSLLAPLRKSGGRNNRGRITTRHRGGGHKRRYRLVDFRRNKENVAARVAAVEYDPNRSARLALLHYADGEKSYILAPAGLRVGDKVMAGVDADIRPGNCLPLKNIPLGTMIHNIELRVGKGGQMVRSAGGAAQLMAKEGEHALIKLPSGEQRLVRIECRATIGQVGNLDHENISIGKAGRTRWLGRRSSVRGIAMNPVDHPHGGGEGRSKGNHPQTPWGQPSRGYKTRQNKRTNRFIVMRRKK; encoded by the coding sequence ATGCCGACAATCCTCTACAAGCCGACCTCGCCCGGAAAGCGCTTCCGCTCGGGCTTCGATTTCGCCGAGATCACCCGCGACGTTCCCGAACCGAGCCTGCTGGCGCCGCTCCGGAAGTCGGGCGGACGCAACAATCGCGGGCGGATCACTACCCGCCATCGCGGCGGCGGACACAAGCGTCGCTACCGGCTCGTCGATTTCCGCCGCAACAAGGAGAACGTCGCGGCGCGCGTCGCGGCGGTCGAGTACGACCCCAACCGCTCCGCGCGCCTCGCGCTCCTCCACTACGCGGACGGCGAGAAGAGCTACATCCTCGCGCCGGCCGGCCTGCGGGTGGGCGACAAGGTGATGGCGGGCGTCGACGCCGACATCCGGCCGGGCAACTGCCTGCCGCTGAAGAACATCCCGCTCGGCACGATGATCCACAACATCGAGCTGCGGGTCGGCAAGGGCGGCCAGATGGTGCGGAGCGCCGGCGGCGCCGCGCAGCTCATGGCGAAGGAGGGCGAGCATGCCCTCATCAAGCTGCCGTCGGGCGAGCAGCGTCTGGTCCGCATCGAGTGCCGCGCCACGATCGGCCAGGTGGGCAACCTCGACCACGAGAACATCTCGATCGGCAAGGCCGGCCGCACCCGCTGGCTCGGGCGCCGCTCGAGCGTCCGCGGCATCGCCATGAATCCCGTCGACCATCCGCACGGCGGTGGCGAGGGCCGCTCGAAGGGCAACCACCCGCAAACGCCTTGGGGCCAGCCGTCGCGCGGCTACAAGACGCGTCAGAACAAGCGAACCAACCGGTTCATCGTCATGCGCCGCAAGAAGTAG
- the rplC gene encoding 50S ribosomal protein L3, with amino-acid sequence MVSGIIGKKIGMTQVFTGEGGLVPVTVVQAGPCTVVQAKTPARDRYAAVQLGYGAQKAQRVSKAMRGHVAKSAKGPFRVLREFPVGGDSALEVGQDVRVADVFQAGDVVDVTGVSKGKGTAGVMKRHHFSGFPATHGTHEYFRHGGSIGNRSFPGRVFKGKRMSGRTGNARVTVANLEVVEVRAEQDLIFLRGAVPGARGGTIVIRKHVGGKGKAGTAGAE; translated from the coding sequence ATGGTGAGCGGGATCATCGGCAAGAAGATCGGCATGACCCAGGTGTTCACGGGCGAGGGCGGCCTCGTTCCGGTGACGGTCGTGCAGGCGGGGCCGTGCACCGTGGTGCAAGCGAAGACGCCGGCCCGTGACCGCTACGCGGCCGTGCAGCTCGGCTACGGGGCGCAGAAGGCGCAGCGCGTGTCGAAGGCGATGCGCGGGCACGTCGCGAAGTCGGCGAAGGGCCCATTCCGCGTGCTGCGCGAGTTCCCTGTGGGCGGCGATTCGGCGCTCGAGGTCGGCCAGGACGTTCGCGTCGCCGACGTGTTCCAGGCGGGTGACGTCGTCGACGTGACCGGCGTCAGCAAGGGCAAGGGCACCGCCGGCGTCATGAAGCGCCACCATTTCAGCGGATTTCCGGCGACGCACGGCACCCACGAGTATTTCCGGCACGGCGGCTCCATCGGTAACCGCTCGTTTCCCGGGCGGGTTTTCAAGGGGAAGCGCATGTCGGGCCGCACCGGCAACGCGCGCGTCACCGTCGCGAACCTGGAAGTCGTCGAGGTGCGCGCGGAGCAGGATCTCATCTTCCTGCGCGGCGCGGTTCCCGGCGCGCGCGGGGGCACGATCGTGATCCGGAAGCATGTGGGCGGCAAGGGCAAAGCCGGCACCGCAGGAGCAGAGTGA